The following nucleotide sequence is from Silurus meridionalis isolate SWU-2019-XX chromosome 5, ASM1480568v1, whole genome shotgun sequence.
ATGGGGTCGCATCAAGAGGACAACACATATTTATAAGCAATATGACCCTTGTGTTAAAAATCTTTATGGTTCAAATGACAGCAGATTAGCCGTAGCATTACCTGACACAGTTCCAAACGGCCTTTAAGTTCATGGAAATGATAGATAAATGTACACACTAGTCAAGTTATGTAATAGCAGGGGTTATTTAAAAGGAATTTCTCCCTGGAGAGGATCAGATATGTATTTCATTATATAGTATGTTTCATGCAGGGAATTCAGAGTACATGGATCAGTTTGGACTGAAACTCCATAGAGACTGCTCTGTTGTAGACGTACTGTGGGTCAAAAGTGTGTCATAGTGATCAATGCTGTTGTATAAGACTCCCATTAATTCCCATTAATTTAAGTAAGAGCATAAGTGCCTCTTCAGAATCGGTTGAGAGCAACTTAAAATAAATTGGACCCAAGTGCTAGGAAGGAAGACACTCCTAGGTGAAATGTTGGATCCCTGTCACGGGACTACAGAGCAGGGAAATATTCCAACTGCCTGAAACACACTATCATCAATCCTCATTTTAGTGCACTCTGGGCCTTCTCAGGTTtgaggaagagaaaatgtaCACCCACTTGTATCTTGTCTCAGAGGATGTCATCTATCATGTCCACCAGTTGGTGATACATCATACCCAtgttacatgtttttttacatttacatttacatttacatttacatttgcggcatttagcaaacgcccttatccagagcgacgtacaaaagtgctttgagtctctagcaattaataaatctacactggcatgccagattacaaacttaatataaatataactcttaaattctacaaagcaaacttggaaagtgctaattttgcactttgcacacacacactttgcacacacacacccttggtCGATTAAAAGtatcttacatttacatttatggcattttgggaGACAACCCTGTCCAGAGCAACctacaattatttcatttatgcaACTGATCAGGCTatggttgagggccttgctcaagggcccaacagtggcagcttattGATGTTGGGATTTAAATTCACTACCTTTTCCTATGTTGCCTTTTGGATTGTCAAAGGCAGTGGTGGATAAAGTAAACAAACCATGagcttgagttaaagtagagctacactcggtaaaatattactccagcaaaaagtaaaaagtgctccctttaaacttgagtaaaaagtacaaaaattcttgccttaaaatgtacttaagtatccgaAGTACTATGATTCATTAAGGCTATAACATcctattattattcttttttcacaAGATTCTAATGTtcctctcagcacactgatctactgcattaatagaatgatattaatgtgttaaacactgattgatatctattacgaTTATCATTAACCCAAAATCTCTTTTTAACTACTTGAAACTACTACAAAATTACGCAAATAATTCCACGGGTGTTGTGGacagttcgagtcaggagtttcttccattatttattcctctcaaaatgttctccTTGCTGTTGAAccgacgctgaactgtatgttcgttctacaataagtagataccaccaagcggcaatcaaaacaagttcaaaacagagcgcgcTCTCGATCCTGATTGGCGGCTTGCTGCGTTGCTTGGCGGCTTGCTTGACCGTTTTTtcccactcataaataaaaacaacgactgatttcacaaaatgtaattgagtacaaagtcagatatttgactttgaaatttagtgaagttaaagtaaaagtctccccaaatggaaatacttcagtaaagaacatgatacgcaaaaaagctacttaagtgcagtaccaaattacatttacttcgttactgtccaacactggtCAAAGTAAACCTGAACCCTCAAAGAAATTTCACATAAAGCAAGGACAATGTGGAACTCATTACAGACTGATGCACCACCTGTAAAACTGAACAACCGAATAGATGAAAAAAAACTACTAAAAATCTACTCACAGGTTTGCCTCCTGGAGGTTTTCCAAATGCTGGAGCCTTCATCTCTGGAGTCTTTTTGTCAGTGGGTTTTGTTTCAGGGGTCTTTAAATCCAGTGGctttttttcagttgtttttgtcTCAGTTGGTTTCAAGCTCTTTGTTTCAGGGATCTTTGGTTCAGGTTTTTTTATCTCCGCCACTTTCAAGCCCTTTGTTTCCGGTGTCTTCGTCTCAGTCGTCTTCGTCTCAGTCGTCTTCGTCTCAGTCGTCTTCGTCTCAGTTGTCTTCGTCTCAGTCGTCTTCGTCTCAGCtggtttcacactttttgtttctGCTGGCTTTGTTTCAGAAGTCTTGGTTTCTGGAGTCTTGTTCTTCCAGCTGCTGATGCGACCTGACACTCCTGTGTTCAATCCAGCTGTTTCCTAAATACACAAGATTTCCTTATTATTTGCACTGACAAATCAACAGATGTTTGGCGTTATAAGTGCAGTATCAGATGCACACTGTGTCATGTACCTTGTTGATGATGGAAGGACTGGCAGGTCCTGGAGCAGCTGGGTTCTGAACATTACCTTTCTCCCACATGCTCTTGATGCTGCGCATTCCCTCTGGAACAGGAAGGTCTTTAGGAGACTTCGGGGACTTCACATCCTTAGTCTGTACAATGAACAAGTGATGCACAAGAATGATAAATCGAGATTCTACAATGTATTTCATAAACTGTAGGCATGTGTTAAAGTTTTTACTGGTACCTGAACAGCTGAGGTGTATTGCTCCAGCCTGTTACCTATCTTACACACCAATGGAGTGTGTGGTGCTTTTACAGTTCTAAGTGTATAAAAAGCGAAATAGTCAGAGATTAAATATCATTGTCTCTAGAGTCTATTCAGCAATTCATTTCTAATGTTACATGATATAACTTACGTTTTTTGGGCCGACTTGTTTAGAAATTCTGCCTTTTCACCAATCTGTACAAACCAGTAAGAAATAcagaacattttcattttgcatAGTTACTaaatttttaatattgtattcAATTAAACCCTAATGGACCcattctaatgttttttttttgggtcaaTATCCAAACTAATGTCGTAAAACTGAATGTATAATCAGATTTAATATCCAATACATGGCAAATGAATACTCagatatttttaattacattgaaaattgcattaaaaatggTGTCTGGtaaattcttgattctgattggtcagaatgtgttgATGCATTTATACATCGAAGTTTTTATTACTCAGCTACTCACATTCATTATCTGTCTAATAATAAAacgtaacaaaaaaaattatagtctTTGATAtgctggaaggagtctccagtatcagtaaCAACAACACAAATTTTTCCCACTATTAGAGAGTCTTCAGGACAGAAAAGttcgattttttttatgcagaacAGCATGACTGTTATTTTGAGAAGGAAAATACAGTCTAGTGGAAGCAGGACTGTTTAAAGCTGCTATAACAAATAATTTATGACAAACATTTCTAGTACATAAAGGAATGAAATGCTTCAGGCCACACTCttattagaaaataatcaaCGTCATTCGCATAATAATTCACGTCAGGCTGCACACATACAGCAATGGTGTAAagtttttatgcaaatgtactttgttactgtgctTAAATAATCTTTTTGCCTACTTATTACAGATATAAGCTTTTACtatctactcaactacatttatgattcaatatattcaatttactccactatattttaattgacactGACAGTTGCACCTCTGCTGAAGATGTCATTAAgtctaaaccaggggtcaccagcctttttgaaactgagagctacttcttgggtaccattaatgtgaagggctaccagtttaatacacacagtttccagtttgatctgaaataacaaaattgctcaatttaccttttattatatgttattattaataattaatgatattcatctatgtgaagacactgatcatgttaatgacttctcataataattatcaagaATGATtcaacaaagtaggaaacagctatttttagaaaaggcccacgggctactcatgtggtccttgcgggctacctggtgcccgcgggcaccacgttggtgacccctggtctaaacACTACAATGCTGCCTTCAAGCGACTTTTTACACTGCTGGCCtcaatttcatttcaaaaaGAGCTCGAGTGTATTGAAGAtccctttttgaaagattgctttgttactttgttcttttttaaacttgtttgttctttgtttcattctagcatgttgaagaggctgctgtgttgatggttaatgcagtgttgaggtgtacagtTTGATTTTTGAGGACTTGTGCATCTTCAACCTataaatactcaagtactgttcaaatcagatactctaagacttttactcaagtcatatttgAATTAGTGGCTTTATAAGTTTCGCAGTACAGATACAGTAAAGCATCGATACTTTGATACTTAACTAAGTTTTGCAGTAATGTATCTATATTTTTACtaaagtatgattttcaggtactctttacacctctgaagTCTACACAGTCAATGAGTATGTTTCTATAATAGCCCATAACCAAGTCTTTTAATCCTTGTATAAATGactaatattatttttagaagatTTCAGCCCACCTTTGTTGCAGCTCCTTTTGCAGACAGACATTTAAACGGCAACTTGCCGTCTGCAGCAAACTcttctttctgctttttcttctcaGCTGCCTCGGCCCTCCTGCGCTCAATTTCTTCCTTCATCTTCTGCCTCtcttgctgcaaaaaaaaaaaaagagacagctctgtttactgtacatgcttaatgtcaaattattttttataattaatcttagattctgtgttttttctaaATTGAATCTGATTGACATTTAATTGAACTATTGATACTGGTTTACTCTGACATTTTTTAGCTACACTGAGGTTTATTAAGGTCTTAGTCACAATGTCTGCCACAGGAGATTGatgtttctctgtgtttttttcacaGCAGGTCTCGACAGAATACCTCTTCCTTCGCCTTCTTTTCTGCCTGCTCCAgttttttctgcttctcctcttcttccaagaccttcctcctctcctctctcttcttcttcagttCCTCGAGCTCAGCCTCAGCCGTCTGTTGTTTCTGCTTCATCTTCTCAAACTCTTCGCTGTCCGTCTCATTCCTCCGGCGCTTCAGTTCCGCCAACTTCCGCTCTGCCTCCTGCTTTGCCACAGGGTCCAGCTTTTCTAACTGAGGTGAGCGCAGTCCCACttgactaaacacacacacatttgaaggCAAGTAACACTTTGAATAAGCATATCAGACTAGCTACTCAACGATCACGAGATGTTCAGGAGATTCTAATATTCTGATATTCAGTAAACTATGGCATATTctcaatttttttacattatagcaCAACAACATAACTCAGTGACCCATACCCGAATGGCTTTTCTGGTTTCTTGATTTTAGGGGTGTCCTCTTCATTCTGCTGCTTCACTGATTCCTTCTGCTCAAATTATATTACAGCATAACacgcaaagaaaaaaataacaattgttTACAATAAAGAATCTGCAATTAATAATCTGACACATCATTGTAGATGaggattattatttaaaaatagcatTCCATCATTCCAACCACATACGACTTACTTTGTCACGCAAAAAGAACGGTTTAGGCTTTTCCTCCACAACctgcaagtaaaaaaacatgtattataATGTGATGCACGGTTTTTACTAAGAAAACGTATATGATGCACATGAATGTACTGAATCCAGTCAGGAATTGGCAACCCATTTTAGGTTTATTGTCCTTAAATAGACTTTTAGTTTAGAGGAATATTTAACTGATTATTACTTCACTAATAACaaattataattcatttattattatattatttattactattccTGAGTAGGATTAGGAATGTAGTACCAGCATACTTTAGCAGCAAGATAGCAAACAAACAGCAAGATAGCATTCGCGCAAAAGCATTCTTTAAGGAAAAATCCACCATATCAGGACTCAtaactaatattttatatatgaactaaagtttttggacacctttTCATAAGATTAATATTgcttttcattccacatttagtccccatttgctcttatagtaacttccacttttctgggaagatgttgaactagattttggagtgtgtttgtagacctttgtgttcatcagccacaagggtgctacaaaagtcatgtactgatgcaggcctggggtgaagacagctttccaattcatcccaaaggtgtccagtgggttgaggtcagagctctatagcaggccattcaagatcttctactccaaaccatgtCAAACATATCTtgatagagctggctttgtgcacaggggcaatgtcataatggaacaggttcgggttttCAAGTTTGAGTGAATGGAAATTCTAATTATACTGCATCCCAAGGCATCcaatacaagtgtgtgcctcaaactttgtAGTTTGGGCAAGAACCACATAagtttggaaaagtcaggtgtcccagtacttttgttcTTAATGTGTGTCATCTTTAATTGGAAAatgagaaattatttattttacaattgaCAAATCTATATGGGGTTTTAAAACTTCAGTTTACTGTTATCTGTTGTCTCTTTGGTTACTAGCTTCCTTTACCCATTCCCCATACATATATTACTATAATCTTAGCTACTCAATGATATTGGTGCCAGGACTTTAATACTATACTTGATTTCTGTCTAAGGTAACAGGTGCAGCAGCATTTTAATCCCTCAGTCCTTCTTATCAAACAGATCTTCTACTTTTATGTTAATAGCAGTCTGAACATCACTACACTCATCATCCTGTATAAAGTCAAATACTATTGTATTGAGCTGTTCCAATTGTGGGGACGGgctgtagtttggggacccctgcttTAACAAATGTAGGTAACGTCCATTAAAGTGAAGAAAGTGGGTAAATCTGTGAAGCTATCTCCATAACAAAATTGTGACCACACAATAACATGAGACAGGTGACATGGCTGTGTCTGTGATCTGCAGAGAAAACTAAAGAAACCAGAGCTGGAAATTGAATACCTCCTTTGGTTTGACTTCAATTTTAGCTTTGGATGTTtcgtcttcctccttcttccaTTTAGGTTTTTCTTCCACCTCCTTCTTCACAACTGGTTGTTTCTCTTCAATCTTTTTCGGTGGAACTGCTTTCTCTTCTACCTTAACTATCACAAAAGGCTTCTCCTCAGCTTGTTTCTTTGGAAGTTCAACCTTCACCTCTATTTGCCTTTTTTCTAAtacttgtgttttttcttcttcttgcctCACTTTATCCACCATCcttgttttttcctttactttctccacctctttctTTTCTGCTGGAGGCTCAGGTGTTTCTTTCTGAGGTTCCTCTATTTTGTTCTTCTCCACTGAAGGCTGAAGGCTTTCTTTTGCAGGTTTCTCCACTTCCTTGTTCTCTAAAGAAGGTTCAGCCTCAACAGGTAATACTCTAACAGCAAGAGTTTCTGGTGGAGCCTCTaaccttttttcctcctctacAGGCTTTTCTTCATCCTCCTTCTTTATTTCAGGTTCCTCACTGACAGCTGCCTCAATCTTCTCTTCTTCTCGCTGAGGTTCAAATTGACTCTCTTCCTTTATTAAATTTTCATCTTTATTCTCGTTCTTTGCTACATCTGTACTGTCTAAACCCATATCTGTTCTCTCTTCAGCCACAGTGTTTGTACTGACAGATTGATCTTCACCCTTTTCCTACAAAATATAGCAAATCATTTAGTCATAATGCTTCCAATGCTTCTAATTTTCGTTAAAAATAACTTCATTTAGCACAACCATACCAGATAATCCATGACATATTTACTATTTATGTTCCCACACTTCAGGCAAATCTAAAACACCATAAAAATACTTTGAGGAAATAACCTGTTCTCTGAGGTAGGATCTCCAGGGCTTCTctgcttcctcttcttcctctttcttctccACAATGTCTTCTTGTTTCTCATTCGGTTCCTTCGAAGCTGTTTCGGGCACAGGTTCCTGGTTCTCCTCTGCATTCTCATCTTTTTTCTTATCTTCCTTCTCTGTCCAGGAGTTGGTCTCTGAGGACGGAACCTCATTTTTGACTGTCTCTTCTTCTGCATCCCTAAGATGGCTCCTGCGGCTTGGCCTGTCCTCGCTGCTGGTGGTGGTGACACTGGCTTCTTCATCAGTGATAGTGGGGTCAAACTCCTTTTGTCTCTCCAGAGCTTCCCTCATTCTCCTCTGTCTGCGCTCCTCACGCTTGGCCAGCCGTTCCAGAAGAGCCTGATCATCATCGCTAACGGCTGGAGCAGTAATCAGTGCTGATGAACCTGTGTCTGAAACACTGGGAAAGAGATGTGATAATGAACATAATGGAATATACATTAACCAGTCATGTAGCAGCACTGCAATGTATAAACATACAGATACACGTCAAGTGCTTCAGTTATTGTTCACATAAtacatcagaatgaagaaaaagttaCTTTGACTGTGACATGTCTGGTTagttgcatttctgtttttcaggAACAATTTGCTGAtgagagaggtcagaggagaatggccaaaTGTATGTGAGCTCATCAAAAAATCACTTTCTACAACCACAGAGAGCAGAAAAGTATCTCAGAAGACACAACACACCATATAAGTTCCATTTCGGTCAGCCAGGAAGAGATGTCTGAGGCACATTGCACTAAAATGGCCTGCATCTACActcccacatacagtatatgtgtgctGAAAGCATGATCATTAGTGGAGGTggtaaaaagttataaaaaaaagttaatccaGGCAAAAGTTGGGAATTGAGAAAACAACAATACAAGAACAAATCTGCAGATGAGAAATATGGAAACAAAACGAAATCCTGAAACTTGGAAACCCTAAATATAATATGAAAAGTTATCTGTATGTAATTTTTCCAgtaattgaattttatttaacaatttcaATTGTGCCAATTGAATTGATTAcataatttaatcaaaatataaaaaaagtgttttgcatTAACTTGATTTATTCTATCTAATTTTTTatagaatattataaaatataattcaaccaagcaggcattttatttaaaattgtaaaaatgtaaactgttgatgttcacaaatgttaataataataaactgtgttaataaaaaacgacaagcaatttaatgttttgcatttcttccccccaGACTGCACTGAAACAGATCCGACCTGTGaattaaaaaccgaggtacgtaccaaaCTGTGAATTTGAACATCGGAACCAATGACAcaatttatagatagatagatagatagatagatagatagatagatagatagatagatagatagatagatagatagatagatagatagatagattatcaCTGTTAAAATACTGTAAGATTACACTGTACCTGTTAGCACTGTTATATGAGACTGTACCTGTCAGTGCTGTTGTATTCTTTGGCAGTGTTGCTGATCTCCTCATTCTCCATGTTGCGCAGTCTTTCCTGTCTTGctcgtcttcttctttctcGAGCAGCTTcttcgtcatcatcatcatcatcgggTTTTAGGTGGCTCATTCTAAACAGACAGTAGGTATTTTTtaggtatatttttttttaatataacaaatgaaaaaaatgagttATAAATGACACATAACAACGACCTGACATTAACCAAGTATACTGTATGATATTTGgtgtaaaatttattttatacaacaaaATTATTTGCACCCTctgtaaaaagtgtttttttgggttgttttcatttttttgaagAAAATGGATAAACTAGCTTAATCTCACACTGACAACataaaatccaacctttatttcGAGTAAATCTATTCGAAGACAATAAGCAATGGCTATTAGAAATGATTAAAAgatcattatacatttttataaaccaaaaatatacacattccCTATTTTACTTATGTCTTATTAAAATAACCAAGGACTTTCTGTTTGATTAGAGTAGACAAAAGCTAAATTCTCTTTACTTATTCTTCCATCAGTATTAGGAAATGTATAGAATATTTAGGCAGCTAATTATATACacagcacatacacaccatccaggcataacattatgaatggtgaagtgaataaacactgattatctctttatcaaggcacctgttagtaggtgga
It contains:
- the cald1b gene encoding caldesmon 1b isoform X1 encodes the protein MNGVQNRCLGRWSFSSALYLAGFGGNALICAAGLRSSVYTFSEKDTSEISAQDIMDDDFERRMELRRQRREEMQREAEKMSHLKPDDDDDDEEAARERRRRARQERLRNMENEEISNTAKEYNSTDSVSDTGSSALITAPAVSDDDQALLERLAKREERRQRRMREALERQKEFDPTITDEEASVTTTSSEDRPSRRSHLRDAEEETVKNEVPSSETNSWTEKEDKKKDENAEENQEPVPETASKEPNEKQEDIVEKKEEEEEAEKPWRSYLREQEKGEDQSVSTNTVAEERTDMGLDSTDVAKNENKDENLIKEESQFEPQREEEKIEAAVSEEPEIKKEDEEKPVEEEKRLEAPPETLAVRVLPVEAEPSLENKEVEKPAKESLQPSVEKNKIEEPQKETPEPPAEKKEVEKVKEKTRMVDKVRQEEEKTQVLEKRQIEVKVELPKKQAEEKPFVIVKVEEKAVPPKKIEEKQPVVKKEVEEKPKWKKEEDETSKAKIEVKPKEVVEEKPKPFFLRDKQKESVKQQNEEDTPKIKKPEKPFGQVGLRSPQLEKLDPVAKQEAERKLAELKRRRNETDSEEFEKMKQKQQTAEAELEELKKKREERRKVLEEEEKQKKLEQAEKKAKEEQERQKMKEEIERRRAEAAEKKKQKEEFAADGKLPFKCLSAKGAATKIGEKAEFLNKSAQKTTVKAPHTPLVCKIGNRLEQYTSAVQTKDVKSPKSPKDLPVPEGMRSIKSMWEKGNVQNPAAPGPASPSIINKETAGLNTGVSGRISSWKNKTPETKTSETKPAETKSVKPAETKTTETKTTETKTTETKTTETKTTETKTPETKGLKVAEIKKPEPKIPETKSLKPTETKTTEKKPLDLKTPETKPTDKKTPEMKAPAFGKPPGGKPEPKPTDVSKTRSLWEPKGSTPSKVFGLKTTPFTNGTRK
- the cald1b gene encoding caldesmon 1b isoform X3 translates to MDDDFERRMELRRQRREEMQREAEKMSHLKPDDDDDDEEAARERRRRARQERLRNMENEEISNTAKEYNSTDSVSDTGSSALITAPAVSDDDQALLERLAKREERRQRRMREALERQKEFDPTITDEEASVTTTSSEDRPSRRSHLRDAEEETVKNEVPSSETNSWTEKEDKKKDENAEENQEPVPETASKEPNEKQEDIVEKKEEEEEAEKPWRSYLREQEKGEDQSVSTNTVAEERTDMGLDSTDVAKNENKDENLIKEESQFEPQREEEKIEAAVSEEPEIKKEDEEKPVEEEKRLEAPPETLAVRVLPVEAEPSLENKEVEKPAKESLQPSVEKNKIEEPQKETPEPPAEKKEVEKVKEKTRMVDKVRQEEEKTQVLEKRQIEVKVELPKKQAEEKPFVIVKVEEKAVPPKKIEEKQPVVKKEVEEKPKWKKEEDETSKAKIEVKPKEVVEEKPKPFFLRDKQKESVKQQNEEDTPKIKKPEKPFGQVGLRSPQLEKLDPVAKQEAERKLAELKRRRNETDSEEFEKMKQKQQTAEAELEELKKKREERRKVLEEEEKQKKLEQAEKKAKEEQERQKMKEEIERRRAEAAEKKKQKEEFAADGKLPFKCLSAKGAATKIGEKAEFLNKSAQKTTVKAPHTPLVCKIGNRLEQYTSAVQTKDVKSPKSPKDLPVPEGMRSIKSMWEKGNVQNPAAPGPASPSIINKETAGLNTGVSGRISSWKNKTPETKTSETKPAETKSVKPAETKTTETKTTETKTTETKTTETKTTETKTPETKGLKVAEIKKPEPKIPETKSLKPTETKTTEKKPLDLKTPETKPTDKKTPEMKAPAFGKPPGGKPEPKPTDVSKTRSLWEPKGSTPSKVFGLKTTPFTNGTRK
- the cald1b gene encoding caldesmon 1b isoform X2; protein product: MNGVQNRCLGRWSFSSALYLAGFGGNALICAAGLRSSVYTFSEKDTSEISAQDIMDDDFERRMELRRQRREEMQREAEKMSHLKPDDDDDDEEAARERRRRARQERLRNMENEEISNTAKEYNSTDSVSDTGSSALITAPAVSDDDQALLERLAKREERRQRRMREALERQKEFDPTITDEEASVTTTSSEDRPSRRSHLRDAEEETVKNEVPSSETNSWTEKEDKKKDENAEENQEPVPETASKEPNEKQEDIVEKKEEEEEAEKPWRSYLREQEKGEDQSVSTNTVAEERTDMGLDSTDVAKNENKDENLIKEESQFEPQREEEKIEAAVSEEPEIKKEDEEKPVEEEKRLEAPPETLAVRVLPVEAEPSLENKEVEKPAKESLQPSVEKNKIEEPQKETPEPPAEKKEVEKVKEKTRMVDKVRQEEEKTQVLEKRQIEVKVELPKKQAEEKPFVIVKVEEKAVPPKKIEEKQPVVKKEVEEKPKWKKEEDETSKAKIEVKPKEVVEEKPKPFFLRDKKESVKQQNEEDTPKIKKPEKPFGQVGLRSPQLEKLDPVAKQEAERKLAELKRRRNETDSEEFEKMKQKQQTAEAELEELKKKREERRKVLEEEEKQKKLEQAEKKAKEEQERQKMKEEIERRRAEAAEKKKQKEEFAADGKLPFKCLSAKGAATKIGEKAEFLNKSAQKTTVKAPHTPLVCKIGNRLEQYTSAVQTKDVKSPKSPKDLPVPEGMRSIKSMWEKGNVQNPAAPGPASPSIINKETAGLNTGVSGRISSWKNKTPETKTSETKPAETKSVKPAETKTTETKTTETKTTETKTTETKTTETKTPETKGLKVAEIKKPEPKIPETKSLKPTETKTTEKKPLDLKTPETKPTDKKTPEMKAPAFGKPPGGKPEPKPTDVSKTRSLWEPKGSTPSKVFGLKTTPFTNGTRK